Proteins found in one Coffea eugenioides isolate CCC68of chromosome 5, Ceug_1.0, whole genome shotgun sequence genomic segment:
- the LOC113770420 gene encoding protein DOG1-like 4, with the protein MSFQRFYETWFEQLHQLMNQLNRAPRQPTAEEENHQLVQKVMSHYSEYYRVKSIVAKQDILSVFTAPWATTLERSLHWIAGWRPTTAFHLIYTEASIRFESQIFDILRGLRNGDLGDLSPAQFRRVSELQCETVREENAITDELSEWQDGASDFVGMHSDGDGGKMEVLVRVVEKADQLRLKTIDKLVELFTPRQAAEFLIAAAHLQFGVRALGATYDRRL; encoded by the exons ATGAGCTTCCAACGGTTTTATGAGACCTGGTTCGAGCAGCTCCACCAGCTTATGAACCAACTCAACCGAGCACCGCGTCAGCCAACGGCGGAGGAAGAGAACCACCAGCTGGTTCAGAAGGTTATGTCCCACTACTCCGAGTATTACCGAGTTAAATCGATCGTTGCCAAGCAAGATATCCTGTCAGTCTTCACTGCACCGTGGGCCACAACCCTTGAGCGATCCCTCCATTGGATTGCCGGCTGGCGGCCCACCACCGCCTTCCACCTTATTTATACTGAGGCCAGCATCCGTTTCGAGTCACAAATCTTTGATATCCTACGTGGGCTTCGTAATGGGGACCTCGGTGACCTCTCCCCAGCCCAGTTCCGCCGTGTAAGTGAGCTTCAATGCGAAACTGTCCGGGAAGAAAATGCTATCACTGATGAACTCTCTGAATGGCAG GATGGGGCAAGTGATTTCGTGGGAATGCATAGCGATGGTGATGGTGGAAAGATGGAAGTGCTGGTGAGAGTGGTGGAAAAGGCTGATCAGCTGCGGCTGAAGACTATTGATAAATTGGTTGAGCTGTTCACCCCACGACAAGCTGCAGAGTTCTTGATTGCGGCCGCCCACCTCCAGTTTGGTGTCCGAGCATTGGGTGCCACTTATGATCGTCGACTCTAA